The Amblyomma americanum isolate KBUSLIRL-KWMA chromosome 6, ASM5285725v1, whole genome shotgun sequence genome has a window encoding:
- the LOC144095106 gene encoding histone H2A-like, which translates to MSGRGKGGKAKGKSKTRSSRAGLQFPVGRIHRLLRKGNYAERVGAGAPVYLAAVLEYLAAEVLELAGNAARDNKKTRIIPRHLQLAIRNDEELNKLLSGVTIAQGGVLPNIQAVLLPKKTEKKA; encoded by the coding sequence ATGTCAGGTCGCGGAAAAGGAGGCAAGGCCAAGGGCAAGAGCAAGACCCGCTCGAGCCGCGCGGGACTGCAGTTCCCCGTGGGTCGAATTCACCGTCTCTTGCGTAAGGGCAACTACGCGGAGCGCGTCGGAGCGGGCGCCCCCGTTTACCTGGCCGCCGTCCTCGAATACCTGGCCGCCGAGGTGCTCGAGCTGGCGGGCAACGCTGCTCGGGACAACAAGAAGACCAGAATCATTCCGCGCCACCTGCAGCTGGCCATCCGAAACGACGAGGAGCTGAACAAGCTGCTCTCGGGAGTTACCATCGCCCAGGGCGgcgtcttgcccaacatccaggcCGTGTTGCTCCCCAAGAAGACCGAGAAGAAGGCGTGA
- the LOC144095107 gene encoding histone H2B yields the protein MPPQPSGKAVKKAGKAQKNVRATDKKKKKRRRKESFSIYIYKVLKQVHPDTGVSSKAMSIMNSFVNDIFERIAAESSRLAHYNKRSTITSREIQTAVRLLLPGELAKHAVSEGTKAVTKYTSSK from the coding sequence ATGCCCCCTCAACCGTCgggaaaggccgtgaagaaggccggaaaggcgcagaagaatgtgcgcgcaaccgacaagaagaagaagaagcgccgcaGGAAGGAGAGCTTCTCCATCTACATCTATAAGGTGCTCAAGCAGGTGCATCCGGACACTGGAGTATCCAGCAAGGCCATGTCCATCATGAACAGCTTCGTGAACGACATCTTCGAGCGCATCGCGGCCGAGTCCTCTCGCCTGGCCCACTACAACAAGCGCTCGACCATCACGAGCCGGGAGATCCAAACTGCGGTGCGTCTCTTGCTGCCTGGCGAGCTGGCCAAGCACGCCGTGTCCGAAGGCACCAAGGCTGTCACCAAGTACACCAGCTCCAAGTAG